In the genome of Thalassophryne amazonica chromosome 6, fThaAma1.1, whole genome shotgun sequence, the window TCTTACCCTGCAAGTAGCCTCCTGTCTGCAGCTGCCAAGGCTCAGCTGGCTAACCAGATAACACAGGGTCAAAGTTCAAATGTGCCGGGGAACCCGGTGAGCTTGGCCTCGTCTTTGGAGGTTTTAAAAGAGACACATCAGCAACCGTCTCTGAAGGTAACAAACAGCACTTTACATGATACCCACCCTTCCTTCTCCCTCTCTTCTTCTCCTCGGCCTTCCCATCTCTCCCTGGCAGCAAACTCCTCTGTCCTGCTGCCCTCGTCCCAGTCTCTGGCTCAGTCCCTGGCCTCCTTGCACCACCTCCCTTCCACAGCAGAGCGCCATGCACCGCACAGAAAGAAGCAGCGCCGGTCTCCCACAGTCCTTAGCACGCTCAGTGACACTCAGGAGCTGGCCAACGGGCACAGGAAGACCCTGCCAGGAGACACTGTTCCTCTTACCGCCATCAACCTTTCCTCTTCATCCTCCCTTCTACCTTCTGCCCTGCATTCCTCTACCTCAGCTGCTCAGAACCAGACTGCTGCCATGTTAGAAAACCATCATCCCCTCCTCACTGGCCAGATGTCCAGGCTTCCTCCTCTCCGACAGACACCACAATCTGCCAGGGCTCTGAGACAGAGTGAGGCTCTGGACTTCACAACAGATGTAACGTCTCCCACAGGGCCTCCCCTCATCTTAGACGCTCCAAACCAGCCTTTGTCCGCGCTGCTGCACCTCCTCAGTGTGCAGAACGCACAGGCTGCAGCCACGGCATCGAGCTCTGCTGCAGGTCATCTGGGATCAGGGCCGAGCAGTGGAGGCGGAGACACTAATAAACAGAACTCCAGACTCTCGTCCTCATCTCCTGTCCTTTATTCCAACACCAAGCATCCCCAGACTCACTCACTGTGCCAAACCAGTAACACTAATCCTGTACAGTCGGTAATACAGGCATTCTCTCCTCCACCCCCCCAGTGTAGGTCTCAGTATACTAAATCAAGCCCTCTGAAGAGACGTTCTCCTTCAGTTCCGCCCACTTCCACTTTAGCTTTACAGGACAGCAGCCAGTCTCGGCCTGTTTCACCAACTCCCTCAGACCAGCACCCGCCTGCAGAGAGTCACATTCCCACATTAGACTGTGTTTCCCAGGCTCCTCTGCAGGAAGCATCGTCGCACATCACCGTGGGAACAGAGGCTGGCACTAATAACGTGTCGGAATCAGCAGACCTGAGTCATTCTCAAGGCAGTGTTGCCATGGCAATTTCCACCTCCCCGAAGCCTCTTGATCTGAGCAATCACGTCCTGGCCCTGCTGGCAGCATCTTCCACTGTGCCCCAAGAGGATGGCAGCTCCTCGGACCGTACCACTGATGTCATCTTGTCTTCCAATGGAAACCACTCTGCAGGTGAGCTGACATTACACTTTTGATGAATCTGTTTTTAACTTTTGTCTGTTGAAGCACAACTTCAGAATGCCGTTTAACAAACAGCAGAAGTACAAAGGTGACAAAAAAAATGAAGCCGGACTCCAGTTGTTGCTTGTGCTGTAATATTACTGTTGTAAatgttttacttatttattgtttttaatgatAATTGGTTCTCAGATGGGTTTGGTTGGTAATCAGCGATGGTGCTCATAGTTTTTCCAGTCAGCTGTCAGATTtgaatctttatttttttgtactcTGATGGCTAATTTAATAAATCTGTGTAAATACAAAAAAGCCCTGCTGTAGCTGCAGATGAAGAGGACTTGACCCTCAAAGTGGATGATTAACATATCCGTAACAGTTTGTGttatgtggggaggtgatggtctagtggttaagtgttgggcttgagaccagaggatccataGTTCAATCaaacctgaccagaaaatcactaagggcccttgggcaaggtccttaatcccctagttgctccctgaAGTCCAACTTGGCTCTTCCTTTGAGGTCCTTGAACATACactcactttattaggtacacctgttcaattgcttaagACAAATGACTAATCAGCCAATTACATAGCAGCAACTCGAtgtatttaggcatctagacgtggtgaagataaCTTGctaaagttcaaaccgagcatcaaaatgaggaagaaagaggatttaagtaACTTTAAATGTGGCatagttgttggtgccagacgggctgatCTGAGTATTTAAaccgctgatctactgggatttttcaCCCACAACcacctctagggtttacagagaatggtctgaaaaagagaagatatccagtgagcagcagttgtgtggatgaaaatgccttgctgaggtcagaggtcagaggagaatggacagactggttgaatggtaaatggactgcatttatgtagcgcttttccatctgcatcagacactcagagtgctttacaataatgcctcacattcaccctgatgtcagggtgctgccatacaaggtactcactacacaccaggagcaactagtggattaaggactttgcccaagggcccttattgattttctggtcaggccgggatttgaacctaggatcctctggtctcaagcccaaagcttgatcaggatggccttcctgatgcaactccacgttacatggaaaaatgtggcagaggtTATTGTTCAAAACTGGTCCAGTGTCCTCCTGATTGCTGCTGTTGGTCCCGTCATGTGATTCGTAGCTCTGTGGCTTCTCTCTGATGATTTTCTGTTTGCTTTAACAGCTGTGTTGACGTGTAGATTCTGTAACTGCTTCAGTATAAACTCTCTCTCatctctgtttctctgtgtttATTCCCACTGATCACATCCACAACTGCACCCTCAGCTTGTACGACTCCTTCATATGTCTCTCACTAAAATGCTTTTCTACAAATTTAGTGTCTTGATTGTTTTATTAAACTGTAAagggtggatcatcatattcacgTATCTCCTCCCACAGGACCAAGAGAGCCTGACTGTGTGGACCTTAAAGTCTCCACAGTGACCAGCTCTCCAGTATCCAACAGCCCTGGATCAAACAGCTCTTCTTGCTTCGGGGATCATCCCAGTCCCCACACCTCTTCAGCTGTGGGGGACTCATCTGCTCCACTGACTCTGGCAGAAGATTTCCCCTTCATGACCCAAGAGCAGCTGCTTCTGCTGCTGTCATCCACAGGAGGATTACCATCTCTCCTGGACCCGACCGTTCTGGCTTCACTGCCCCTCGGGGGACTGTGGCTAGGGGGACACAATGCGCTGATGCCTCCTGCCACGTCCACAACACAAGCTTCACTGAATCCTGCCGAACAGCAGCAGTCTGACCAGCAGCAACCGTTACTGGTCCAGCAGCAAAACCAGGACACacagcagaagcagcagcagtTAAATAACAACACTCTGTTTCCATCACTGCCCTTCTTGAATGCCCAGGGGGAGTTACCTCTGAACCTTTTGGGCCTGCTGAACCCGCTGCCACCCCCTACAACCTCAAACCCTACCCAAGGACAGGAAGGTGATCTAGGGCTTCCAGAAAAACCTGgccttcaggctttattgatggcCTCTTTGCTCCTTGGACAACAGCAGACGCCTTTGTTACCTCTGTCTGGCCTAGGTCAGTTAAGCCAGGTCAGTCTGGAAATTCCACTTCAGCAGTCACAGCAGATGCCCACCACGTTAGAGGGCCTCAGCCTGGATAAGACTTCTGGCTTCCTCGACCCATCAACCCTGCATGGCACAGGACTCATGGAGGTCCCACAGAGCCTCCTCTCTATTCCTCCAACAAGTGAGGGCTCGATACAAGCCCTGCAGTCAATGCTCCTCTCTGCCTCTCTTCCTCCTCCCCCCGCCGCCTTCCTGCCCCTCAGTCCTGCTCTCCTCACTGCTGCCCTGGGCTCTGCTGAGCTCCACCCACCTGCTCATACCCAGCTAGTCCCCGCACAACAAACCCAACATACCCAACCTCAGGTAGGCTTCCCCATCTCCTGCTGCTGGTTCCACTGAGCTTCTTTTGGTTCCTGAGAACATGGCAGAAACATGTTTAATGTTGCCACTGTTTTTTCATTACTTAGATTGTTTTCctaattaaaatgtttttttttttatctcagtgCCTTTGACAAATCACACTCAGGTCTTTATGCTGTTTTTATATTTGTGATGttctactccccccccccccccccccccccccgcattttTATGAGTTGAAGTAAATTATGTAAGATTTCTTCTGTGCACACAGAACCACATAGGAAGAAAAATAACAACTTTCATTATTCTAATACAAAAACTAGTTAAaactttttaacttttaatataaaataaatataagctcattgatttaactgcatagcaaagcctattaaaggacatgtcacactgaaatcagAACAGTTTAGATTTagtctgttagtgaccatccaatgatccacctggattactttgtgcacttccatgaccggcTGTAGTTACTAGAAGCGTCTcagcgtgcgcttcaatggaatgtacagtagtgttcagaatagtagtagtgctatgtgactaaaaagattaatccaggctttgagtatatttcttattgttacatgggaaacaaggtttcagtagattctcacaaatccaacaagaccaagcattcatgatatgcacactcttaaggctatgaaattgggctattagtaaaaaaaaagtagaaaagggggtgttcacaataatggtagcatctgctgttgacgctacaaactcaaaactattatgttcaaactgcttttttagcaatcctgtgaatcactaaactagtatatagttgtataaccacagtttttcatgatttcttcacatctgagagagattaattttgttggtttggaaccaagattttgttcggttactagtgtgcttggggccattgtcttgttgaaacacccatttcaagggcatgtcctcttcagcataaggcaacatgacctcatcaagtattttgacatatccaaactgatccatgatacctggtatgcgatatatataggcccaacaccatagtagcagaaacatgcccataccatgatgcttgcaccaccatgcttcactgacttcactgtgaattgtggcttgaattcagagtttgggggtcgtctcacaaactgtctgcggcccttggacccaaaaagaacaattttactctcatcagtccacaaaatattcctccatttctctttaggccagttgatgtgttctttggcaaattgtaacctcttctgcacatgtcttttatttaacagagggactttgcgggggattcttgcaaataaattagcttcacacaggcatcttctaactgtcacagcatttacaggtaactccagactgtctttgatcatcctggagctgatcagtgggtgagcctttgccattctggttattcttctatccattttgatggttttctttcacgcgtctttttttttttttttggccattttagagcattggagatcattgtagatgaacagtctataattttttgcacctgcgtatacgttttcccctctccaatcaactttttaatgaaactacgctgttcttctgaacaatgtcttgaatgtcccattttgctcaggctttcaaagagaaaagcatgttcaacaggtgctggcttcatccttaaataggggacacctgattcacacctgtttgtgccacaaaattgacaaactcactgactgaatgccacactactgttattgtgaacacccccttttctactttttttttttttttttactaatagccaaatttcatagccttaagagtgtgcatatcatgaatgcttggtcttgttggatttgtgagaatctactgaatctactggtactttgtttcccatgtaacaataagaaatatactcaaaacctggattaatctttttagtcacatagcactactattattctgaacactactgtattggtTAACgtaaagaactgaggcacagattaattccaaagtttacataagtgatgTTGTGTTCTGAtagctcgtttttaagtgataacttcattttgatgcagtcacggtaaaagcagcagctgtgagaaggttttgtgcacctgcACAGCCAcaagtcataaacgcagcctgttaaaaacactaataagtgttgtatataaactgtgaaaaatctaataaatatatatatatctgtgtcatcacggagacattccacgtccattaaccagcaataaacagctgacgtgtgggttaaaacagcgtaacagccgttttaacctgcatgtcagctgttattttttaagggattattcaacataAATTCTCTTTTTAAATGTTCCTTATAGAgactgacagttttatgacatttgagagagtctacaagcttaatactgatttatacattgttcaaattcagccagaagtctgtcTAAATTGTGGGTCAAAACAGCTGCTGTGcgagtgcgcgcacacacacacaaaattaaaaaagTACTTTGATGGAAtgctctctgctctcctccacagcatgtctttttcctggttctctccctcagccccaaccagtcccagcagaagactgcccctccctgagcctggttctgctggaggtttcttcctgttaaaagggagtttttccttcccactgtcgccaagtgcttgctcacagggggtcgttttgaccgttggggtttttccgtaattattgtatggctttgccttacaatgtagagcgccttggggcaactgtttgattACAGTTCTGATTTTCTAATCGGCTGAGAAATGCACATAATGCCAGAAGTCTGCTACAAAATTAAATCTCACAACCGGCCAATAGTTTCCTCGTTGCTCTGACTTTACTCTGTAGCAGACGGCGTGTACGTCACGTGGCTGAGTAGTTTGTTGACGTCAGTGCTGTGAACAGAGTGGTCCGGTGTGGGGACAGATCGTAGTATGGGCAGCCATTAGCTACAAGGAGCCCAGGGACATTTTACTGATGGTCATTCCAGTGCAGAGGTACTGTGCCTAGATCCTGGGGCTGACTGTGATGCTGTTCACCTGCTACTATCGCCTTGTCTTACAGCGTGATGATGAACAGCCCCGTGCTGGACACAGGTCCTGGAAGCTGCAGACTGCCGTTCTTTCCTGGCATGCGTACTTGCCAGACACGTCACCTGACATGCTTTGTTGTTGACATGTGGTAACGTGTTCCAATTTCTAGCAACTTCTCACATCTTTTAAACAGGACTGGACCAACAGTCCACAAGACCACCATCAATAATCTGATCAACTCTACGTATAGAAAGGAGACGTTGCACTGTGAGAGGCAAATGTTGGTTAAACATCATGTAGCGCTGTGCCTAACacagccccaccaccaccaccccaatacaaaaacaaaactaagttCACATTTTAGTGACCTTTTTTCACTGTGACCAGTCTGAGAGACTCTTGTGCAGTAATTGTGCCACAAAGTTTACGTGTCAAAACATTTTGATTTGTGTGATTGTGTTACTTGCATTTGCCTTGTTTGTGCCTTTTTGATTGGTTCACTATTCTGCTGTAATTACTACTCTACAGGTACCTACTGACACGGGTGTGGACACCCTGATTCCCCTCCCTCTCCAAGGCAAAGACAACCCCATCCTCCAGCAGTTATTGCCCTCGCTGCTGAACCCTGCTGTTTTAGGTGAGTTTGTGTTCACAGTCTCTCACCTTTGGTTTTAAACAGAATATAGAATGTGTCCTACATCAGGTTTACCTCAAAGAATTAATGTTTGTATGACACTGGTTGAGGTTCCATGTAAATAAGTGGCATGAGATGGATTATTACAGCACTTTATTTGAAATGTTAAGCTGTCACTGCTGTTGTGTTGTGATAAATGTAGAGCATCTCTTGAAATGTGTCTTTGTAGGAGATCTTTCAAGCATCTCAGGTCTCCATAACATGGTGGGGTTAGGACCTGGTTCCATCCTTGTACCCTCAGTTCAGACCTCTGCTTTGGGTGTGCCTCTTGTTCAAGGTCCAGATGGAGCTCTCAACTTACTGAACAATATACAGGTTGGTGCACGCACAGATTTATTTcttttcctcttttccttttttttgtccCCCTTTTACATGTGTGAGTAATCAGACAACACCCGGGTTCACTCAGTAAAAGATTATCACTCCTTTGCTTTAGAAAAGAAGGATGAAGGGGCTTTATTGTTGTGAATACATCCAACGAacgttgtcctctgcatttatccCATCCTAagaatgcagtgagtgaatagatgaatgaatgaaaatgtctcCTCCAGTTTAGCAGTAACTCAAAAAACAATGTCTAACATCTTTCAACTTGCCAACTTAAAATGGTAAATAATGAGGACAAACCCTTAGCATCTCGTGAACTTTGATCCATCAGCTTAATTGAAAAACCATTTTATCCCTTATACGTATTGTCTGCCACTTGCTGGAGGGTTAGAGGATGATGGATTAGgatcaggtgtggttgtcagtgagagaaACCTTTTTTTGTAgagaaatacaacattatttaacaCTGATTATGCGCTCAAATAATGATACGGCCACACAAGCCTGTATAAAGGTTTTTATATGAATTTAGATATAAAAACAAAGGAGGGGAGTGTTCGAGTGAACTGGGTAAGTGAGAGACAGACCCCCTCTGCACAGAACTGCACTAAATTAGAGAAACAAAGAACTGTACAGCGGTTACATTCTCAAACTCAGCACGTCGCACCTCCACCCAAACAGCAGAAAGTTGTGTGAATTTATCTGTGACTCAAATAACACACTCACAAACCCACACGGCCTGTGgactttgatttatttattattatcttgACCCACCTGTAGTACTTTCATGGCCCAATAGGGGGCAACAACCAGTACTTTGTGAACTAAAGCAgttgtgtattattattattattattattatcatcacacAATGTATGTCATCACATCGCATAGCAGGAAGTTATAGTACCATAGCTAGCTAGCTGCCAACGCTAGCTGCCTGTCCTGCGGAACAGAGTATTTAACAAGTGTCATTTTATGGATGGCAGATTGACTTTGAAGAGGTTTCCTCCATGATGCATCACAGCATCCAACCTCCTGCGTGTCATCCCTCAGCACATCtagaaacctcctctttgtcctccctcttctcctcctgcctggtggttccatcctcagcatccttctccctatataccctaggtccctcctctgcacatgtccaaaccatctcagtctcacctctctgactttgtttccaatCTGTccaacctgtgctgtccctctacaTTCATTCCtgatcctgtccatccttgtcactccctAAGAGAATTGCAGCATTGATGATGTTTAGTAGTGACATTACTGAAGTCTCGAGAAGAATTGTTTAAGCCACAAATGAAAGCATCTGGTACCAGCCCTGTATCATTTCCTTTCCTACCATTGGTTTTGTGATCTGACTGCTTCATTTCTTCCTCTTCCAGCTTAATCTTGCACCACACTCAGAAGGAGAGAAACCAATCTCTTTGCCTGAAACACAAAGCCCCACCCCACAGGAAGACATTCCAGTCAGTCACATGGCTCCTGACGTGGGTTCCAGTCCTGGTCATGCGCCAACTCCTGTCCCAGAACCCACCTCACCCCCACAGCAAGGATCCGAGGGCAGGTCTGTGAGCAGCGGGGGGATTATTGATCCTTACACATCTTTCATGGACACGATTTATACCTCTTTTCTCCAAGTCAGTGCTAAAGAGCAGGAAGACGGGGCCCAAATGGGGCCGTCGGACCCCACCTCACCCTTCTGTGCCTTACCGCCAGTTTCCTTCCCAGTTGAGCACCACACCCCATCCACCCCCATCCCAGTTCTTCCTCAGGCAAGCGCACCAGTCTCACTCAGTCCACGTCGGGCTTGCTCCCTCCGCAACCCTGATTTATCGCGCCTCAGCC includes:
- the mbd6 gene encoding mucin-6: MMGGSETVSEDTDGVHTTAVHVPIGWQRRVEHGKVIYISPSSSVLSSLEEVKTYLLTDGTCKCGLECPLVIDKVFNFAVGVKVEQHNHPLGKMGQDMTKLCNHRRKVVAMAALCRSMQASQLPFANLHRPEASSRLVDSHNPKRTAVEREEGDRRNYHPKLHPLPARTHNNLHPVCSASPKASQQFIYPTNGSSPVLHVGTNSHHPLDAFRRLHLPVLSTSSITSCSSSFPLYTTAQRSPCTPTPQNVTQGQRSTSRTPEIPGSPLLLAHTTPPPSSSMTLGGGGRGPQAPAHHPHGVIVGGSPLSQSPSLSPSLHNMNCASPRQRSRHPSASPSPLSEHGGSSTAGLMGSNLPQKRKSSSSSPHSSHSGGSPNPSHHFSKYKLEDILEQFKNSGISSTNNHHLLIPTNPSSLTNQSSSSTHSLPRALDKIGNIKSSKVPVSLTPKPGTQGFGSNTAGPSGLPLGPTLNHSHQGRLPHLASYPASSLLSAAAKAQLANQITQGQSSNVPGNPVSLASSLEVLKETHQQPSLKVTNSTLHDTHPSFSLSSSPRPSHLSLAANSSVLLPSSQSLAQSLASLHHLPSTAERHAPHRKKQRRSPTVLSTLSDTQELANGHRKTLPGDTVPLTAINLSSSSSLLPSALHSSTSAAQNQTAAMLENHHPLLTGQMSRLPPLRQTPQSARALRQSEALDFTTDVTSPTGPPLILDAPNQPLSALLHLLSVQNAQAAATASSSAAGHLGSGPSSGGGDTNKQNSRLSSSSPVLYSNTKHPQTHSLCQTSNTNPVQSVIQAFSPPPPQCRSQYTKSSPLKRRSPSVPPTSTLALQDSSQSRPVSPTPSDQHPPAESHIPTLDCVSQAPLQEASSHITVGTEAGTNNVSESADLSHSQGSVAMAISTSPKPLDLSNHVLALLAASSTVPQEDGSSSDRTTDVILSSNGNHSAGPREPDCVDLKVSTVTSSPVSNSPGSNSSSCFGDHPSPHTSSAVGDSSAPLTLAEDFPFMTQEQLLLLLSSTGGLPSLLDPTVLASLPLGGLWLGGHNALMPPATSTTQASLNPAEQQQSDQQQPLLVQQQNQDTQQKQQQLNNNTLFPSLPFLNAQGELPLNLLGLLNPLPPPTTSNPTQGQEGDLGLPEKPGLQALLMASLLLGQQQTPLLPLSGLGQLSQVSLEIPLQQSQQMPTTLEGLSLDKTSGFLDPSTLHGTGLMEVPQSLLSIPPTSEGSIQALQSMLLSASLPPPPAAFLPLSPALLTAALGSAELHPPAHTQLVPAQQTQHTQPQVPTDTGVDTLIPLPLQGKDNPILQQLLPSLLNPAVLGDLSSISGLHNMVGLGPGSILVPSVQTSALGVPLVQGPDGALNLLNNIQLNLAPHSEGEKPISLPETQSPTPQEDIPVSHMAPDVGSSPGHAPTPVPEPTSPPQQGSEGRSVSSGGIIDPYTSFMDTIYTSFLQVSAKEQEDGAQMGPSDPTSPFCALPPVSFPVEHHTPSTPIPVLPQASAPVSLSPRRACSLRNPDLSRLSLEVAAHSPAQGTPKPTEDDSTSPLQRKLVVVEGHSHPEPPLPSVYLEEAKTDCAGPVRAVCPYVETGVDRQGHLPQVAYVSPVSDCSSRSKEDMAGMLLHSKQEMDEAVGGARRGRKRKRMLHNVLENFRDLDTMALQESKATAALLKPERSIRGRRRRGARSQRQ